From the Micromonospora sediminicola genome, one window contains:
- a CDS encoding SCO7613 C-terminal domain-containing membrane protein: MENTGYPCPGCGAPADLVAGCRGCGRPPYPPAAEVVRLDREIAALTPRVEAARAAYQDLAGRLSTVRQTRAALAARIRLEIPAPRPVAAPAPAVAGPPPVRPLPPVAPARPGGAETSTRAVQSLLFVLGGLLLGTAAVVFTAVAWAAFGVAGRALILLAVTVVALAAPLVARARGLRGTAETIAAVGLLLVLLDGYAAWSVNLFGVAGWPGSRYAALVAAAGALVAAGYGRLSRLTGPWFAAWLAAQPVLPLAVAAARPGAAGWALVLTALALGDLVVVVALRRRARAGGGPAAGAVPAGEVLGWVGHGAALALAAGCALVPLALGRAAGTPLLAGGPLLVVALALLAGAVAAGGRLWRAVAAGLLVPVLAAALLRPVAELRPGMLLLAAGLAVAVLAGAVRALPAGLRTGPRVGALAVTAGLGQVTVVLTGLVAAASAAVALPAWQGGRTAPAPSWGWQLPPALLLTAGAVALLTPRAARPLVGAVAAGLTALAVPAVAATPWPLVLVVDLVAAAALLLAAVARPRPGRVVVPVAASTGAVLLGHALLVGCAAPAGAGAVLAVSAALGVTVAALGRRGRGAQPVVAGVALAVALVAVPAGVVVGLLGLGAPPWWQLRGGTAAVVVPVLAVLAARRTWPDLSGYASAGLAVTLAAVGLGPLVGAGAEPVGLYAVAGALLALAAGGGARPAPAPRTVGFALAGLALLVAAPVALAVLVDLPVRPWSGVPAATAAPAQAARAGLALLLLGVAAAGYTRVASPGGRRRLPALAASPFGAVALPVLLSAAGAPWPVVPALAFGTGLGALLVAASTGPRPALPAVLTPLGTVLVATGFGGLLATRAGTLAGLGALVVSGAVVGVTGRPVAVRLAGWLGAVASATGFALTASLAAGLPPRTAGFAVLAVAAVTLHAVPSLRGGAFGVPAGGAGGRPGERAASPGGVARAGAPALEAAAQAVALLALLLTVGTLRHAAAVCVLWGAVVGLRVLRGGETPAGRRALAGGATASELFGGWLLLGAGGVTVLEAYTVPAAVLALAAGLVALRHRPGLTSWLALGPGLGAALLPSLVSVLASGEPQPWRRLALGVVALGVVLGGAVRRWQAPVVLGAATLVPLALHELARGWDLLPRWIFLGLGGVLLIALAATYERRRRDLARLRTLVGRLT; the protein is encoded by the coding sequence GTGGAGAACACCGGCTACCCCTGTCCCGGTTGCGGCGCCCCGGCCGACCTCGTCGCCGGATGCCGCGGCTGCGGCCGCCCGCCCTACCCGCCCGCCGCCGAGGTGGTCCGGCTGGACCGGGAGATCGCCGCGCTGACCCCGCGGGTCGAGGCGGCCCGGGCCGCGTACCAGGATCTCGCCGGCCGGCTCTCCACGGTCCGTCAGACCAGGGCGGCGCTGGCCGCCCGGATCCGCCTGGAGATCCCCGCGCCGCGTCCGGTCGCCGCGCCGGCGCCGGCCGTCGCCGGACCGCCGCCGGTACGACCGCTGCCGCCCGTCGCGCCGGCCCGCCCCGGCGGCGCGGAGACCTCCACCCGGGCCGTGCAGAGCCTGCTCTTCGTCCTGGGTGGACTGTTGCTCGGCACCGCCGCGGTGGTCTTCACCGCGGTCGCGTGGGCCGCGTTCGGGGTGGCGGGTCGGGCGCTGATCCTGCTCGCGGTCACCGTGGTCGCCCTCGCCGCGCCGCTGGTGGCCCGGGCACGCGGGCTGCGCGGCACCGCCGAGACGATCGCCGCGGTGGGTCTGCTCCTGGTGCTCCTGGACGGGTACGCCGCCTGGTCGGTGAACCTGTTCGGGGTGGCCGGCTGGCCGGGCAGCCGGTACGCCGCGCTGGTGGCGGCGGCCGGTGCGCTGGTGGCCGCCGGGTACGGGCGGCTCAGCCGCCTCACCGGGCCGTGGTTCGCGGCGTGGCTGGCCGCGCAGCCGGTGCTGCCGCTGGCCGTGGCGGCGGCCCGGCCGGGCGCGGCGGGTTGGGCGCTGGTGCTGACCGCGCTGGCGCTGGGCGACCTCGTGGTGGTGGTCGCCCTGCGTCGCCGGGCCCGCGCCGGTGGGGGACCGGCCGCCGGGGCGGTGCCGGCCGGCGAGGTGCTCGGCTGGGTCGGGCACGGCGCGGCGTTGGCCCTGGCGGCCGGCTGCGCGCTGGTGCCGCTGGCCCTCGGCCGGGCGGCCGGCACGCCGCTGCTGGCCGGCGGCCCGCTGCTGGTGGTCGCGCTGGCCCTGCTCGCCGGTGCGGTCGCGGCCGGCGGGCGGCTCTGGCGGGCGGTGGCCGCCGGCCTGCTGGTGCCGGTGCTCGCGGCCGCGCTGCTGCGGCCGGTGGCCGAGCTGCGTCCCGGGATGCTGTTGCTCGCGGCCGGGCTCGCGGTGGCGGTACTGGCCGGAGCGGTCCGGGCGTTGCCGGCGGGACTGCGGACCGGCCCTCGGGTGGGCGCGCTCGCGGTGACCGCCGGGCTGGGCCAGGTCACCGTCGTGCTCACCGGGCTGGTGGCCGCCGCGAGCGCGGCCGTCGCCCTCCCGGCCTGGCAGGGCGGCCGGACCGCGCCGGCCCCGTCCTGGGGCTGGCAGCTGCCGCCGGCCTTGCTGCTCACCGCCGGCGCGGTCGCGCTGCTGACGCCCCGGGCCGCCCGGCCGCTGGTGGGGGCGGTCGCCGCCGGGCTGACCGCGCTGGCCGTGCCGGCCGTGGCCGCGACGCCGTGGCCGCTGGTGCTGGTGGTCGACCTGGTGGCGGCCGCCGCGCTGCTGCTGGCCGCCGTGGCCCGCCCGCGCCCGGGCCGGGTCGTCGTCCCCGTCGCCGCGTCGACCGGCGCGGTGCTGCTCGGGCACGCGCTGCTGGTGGGCTGCGCCGCGCCGGCCGGGGCGGGCGCGGTGCTCGCCGTCTCGGCCGCGCTCGGCGTGACGGTGGCCGCGCTCGGCCGGCGCGGGCGGGGCGCGCAGCCGGTCGTCGCCGGCGTCGCGTTGGCCGTGGCGCTGGTCGCCGTACCGGCCGGGGTGGTCGTCGGGCTGCTCGGCCTGGGCGCGCCGCCCTGGTGGCAGCTGCGGGGCGGGACCGCCGCCGTCGTGGTGCCGGTGCTCGCCGTCCTGGCGGCCCGCCGCACCTGGCCCGACCTGAGCGGGTACGCCTCGGCGGGGCTGGCCGTGACGCTCGCCGCGGTCGGTCTCGGGCCGCTGGTCGGGGCGGGCGCGGAGCCGGTGGGGCTCTACGCCGTGGCGGGTGCGCTGCTGGCGTTGGCCGCCGGTGGCGGGGCCCGGCCGGCACCCGCCCCCCGCACGGTGGGCTTCGCGCTGGCCGGGCTCGCGCTGCTGGTCGCCGCGCCGGTGGCGCTGGCCGTGCTGGTGGACCTGCCGGTCCGACCCTGGTCCGGGGTGCCTGCCGCCACGGCGGCGCCGGCGCAGGCGGCCCGGGCCGGGCTGGCGCTGCTGCTCCTGGGTGTCGCCGCGGCGGGGTACACCCGGGTCGCGTCGCCGGGCGGACGCCGGCGGCTGCCGGCGCTGGCCGCGTCGCCGTTCGGCGCGGTGGCCCTGCCGGTGCTGCTGTCGGCGGCGGGGGCGCCATGGCCGGTGGTGCCGGCGCTGGCGTTCGGGACCGGGCTCGGCGCGCTGCTGGTCGCCGCGTCGACCGGCCCGCGTCCGGCGCTGCCGGCGGTGCTGACGCCACTGGGGACGGTCCTGGTGGCGACCGGCTTCGGTGGCCTGCTGGCCACCCGCGCCGGGACGCTCGCCGGGCTGGGCGCGCTGGTGGTGTCCGGCGCCGTGGTCGGGGTGACGGGGCGCCCGGTCGCGGTCCGGCTCGCCGGCTGGCTGGGCGCGGTCGCCTCGGCCACCGGCTTCGCGCTCACCGCGTCGCTCGCGGCCGGGCTGCCGCCGCGTACCGCCGGGTTCGCGGTCCTGGCCGTCGCGGCGGTGACCCTGCACGCGGTGCCATCGCTGCGCGGCGGCGCGTTCGGGGTGCCTGCGGGCGGTGCGGGTGGCCGGCCGGGGGAGCGGGCCGCCTCGCCCGGCGGGGTGGCTCGGGCCGGTGCGCCGGCGCTGGAGGCGGCGGCCCAGGCGGTGGCGCTGCTCGCGCTGCTGCTCACCGTCGGCACGCTGCGCCACGCGGCGGCGGTGTGCGTGCTGTGGGGGGCGGTCGTCGGGCTGCGGGTGCTGCGTGGGGGCGAGACGCCGGCCGGGCGGCGGGCGCTGGCGGGCGGCGCGACCGCAAGTGAACTGTTCGGCGGCTGGCTGCTGCTCGGCGCCGGCGGGGTGACGGTGCTGGAGGCGTACACCGTGCCGGCGGCGGTGCTCGCGCTCGCCGCCGGCCTGGTGGCGCTGCGGCACCGGCCGGGGCTGACCAGTTGGCTGGCGCTCGGCCCGGGACTCGGCGCGGCGTTGCTGCCCAGCCTCGTCTCGGTGCTGGCGTCCGGGGAGCCGCAGCCGTGGCGACGCCTGGCGCTCGGGGTGGTGGCGCTCGGTGTCGTGCTCGGCGGGGCGGTCCGGCGCTGGCAGGCCCCGGTCGTGCTGGGCGCGGCCACGCTGGTGCCGTTGGCGCTGCACGAGCTGGCCCGGGGCTGGGATCTGCTGCCCCGCTGGATCTTCCTCGGCCTGGGTGGCGTGCTGCTGATCGCCCTGGCCGCCACCTACGAGCGCCGCCGCCGCGACCTGGCCCGCCTGCGCACCCTGGTCGGCCGCCTGACCTGA
- a CDS encoding patatin-like phospholipase family protein has translation MAGGPVAFVLGGGGVLGAVEVGMLRALFRHRIRPDLVLGTSIGAVNGALVAADPTEAVTDRLVRLWASPEASEVYGDSVARQLRRFAARTHLHSPRPLRRLLESELGEGTTFADLAVPFRCCAANIERAAEHWFSEGPLVPAVLASASVPGLLPPTQIAGQHYIDGGVVNSIPVGEAVAAGATQIFVLQVGRIDRELSPPRRPWEIAQVAFEIARRHRFAREMAALPDGVAVHVLPTGGLDPRDDSPWAYRDMAAVGRRISRAYTASRRYLDTALER, from the coding sequence ATGGCAGGTGGTCCGGTGGCGTTCGTGCTCGGCGGCGGGGGAGTGCTCGGCGCCGTCGAGGTGGGCATGCTGCGGGCCCTGTTCCGCCACCGAATCCGACCCGACCTGGTGCTCGGCACCTCGATCGGCGCGGTCAACGGCGCGCTGGTGGCCGCCGACCCGACCGAGGCGGTGACCGACCGGCTGGTCCGCCTCTGGGCATCCCCGGAGGCCAGCGAGGTGTACGGCGACTCGGTCGCCCGGCAGCTGCGCCGCTTCGCCGCGCGCACCCACCTGCACTCGCCCCGCCCGCTGCGCCGCCTGCTGGAGAGCGAGCTGGGCGAGGGCACCACGTTCGCCGACCTGGCCGTGCCGTTCCGCTGCTGCGCCGCGAACATCGAGCGCGCCGCCGAGCACTGGTTCAGTGAGGGCCCGCTGGTGCCGGCCGTGCTCGCGTCCGCCTCGGTGCCGGGGCTGCTGCCACCCACCCAGATCGCCGGGCAGCACTACATCGACGGTGGGGTGGTCAACTCGATCCCGGTCGGCGAGGCGGTGGCCGCCGGCGCGACGCAGATCTTCGTGCTCCAGGTGGGCCGGATCGACCGCGAGCTGAGCCCGCCGCGCCGGCCCTGGGAGATCGCCCAGGTCGCGTTCGAGATCGCCCGCCGGCACCGGTTCGCCCGCGAGATGGCGGCGCTGCCCGACGGCGTCGCGGTGCACGTGCTGCCGACCGGCGGTCTGGACCCGCGCGACGACAGCCCGTGGGCGTACCGGGACATGGCGGCCGTGGGGCGGCGGATCAGCCGGGCGTACACCGCCTCGCGCCGCTACCTGGACACCGCGCTGGAGCGTTGA
- a CDS encoding fatty acid desaturase family protein, with translation MSTSTAVAPGTRRGSDYARLSRRVAEAGLFHRRPGRYAVRIVLTLGAFLAGWALVAAVGDSWWQPALAVGMAVATTQVAFLGHDAGHRQMFRRRGPSEVAGLVAGNLAVGLSYGWWVDKHNRHHANPNHTDEDPDVGAGALVWTHEQARATRGLGRWMARRQAWLFFPLLLLEGLALHVASVRALTGREPDGRWRVPVRHRAVEGLLLAAHGVGYVGLLLAAMSPGKALVFAAVHQGLWGLYMGCAFAPNHKGMPMPTAEDDLDYLRKQVLTSRNVRGGRVVDLALGGLNYQIEHHLFPNMPRANLRRARPLVRAYCAEQGIPYAETGLIESYRQALAHLHDAGRPLRAG, from the coding sequence ATGAGCACTTCGACGGCGGTGGCACCGGGCACCCGGCGGGGCAGCGACTACGCGCGCCTGTCCCGCCGGGTCGCCGAGGCGGGTCTGTTCCACCGGCGGCCCGGCCGGTACGCCGTCCGCATCGTCCTCACCCTGGGCGCCTTCCTGGCCGGCTGGGCGCTGGTGGCGGCGGTCGGGGACTCCTGGTGGCAGCCGGCGCTGGCGGTCGGGATGGCGGTGGCCACCACCCAGGTGGCGTTCCTCGGCCACGACGCGGGGCACCGGCAGATGTTCCGCCGGCGCGGCCCGAGCGAGGTGGCCGGCCTGGTCGCCGGCAACCTGGCGGTCGGGCTCAGCTACGGCTGGTGGGTGGACAAGCACAACCGGCACCACGCCAACCCGAACCACACCGACGAGGACCCGGACGTGGGCGCCGGCGCGCTGGTCTGGACGCACGAGCAGGCGCGGGCCACCCGGGGCCTGGGCCGGTGGATGGCCCGCCGGCAGGCGTGGCTGTTCTTCCCGCTGCTGCTGCTGGAAGGGTTGGCGCTGCACGTGGCGAGCGTCCGGGCGCTGACCGGCCGGGAGCCGGACGGCCGGTGGCGCGTCCCGGTGCGGCACCGGGCGGTGGAGGGGCTGCTGCTGGCGGCGCACGGCGTCGGTTACGTCGGCCTGCTCCTGGCGGCGATGTCCCCGGGCAAGGCGCTGGTCTTCGCCGCCGTGCACCAGGGGCTGTGGGGCCTCTACATGGGGTGCGCGTTCGCCCCCAACCACAAGGGCATGCCGATGCCGACCGCCGAGGACGACCTCGACTACCTGCGCAAGCAGGTGCTCACGTCCCGCAACGTGCGCGGTGGCCGCGTCGTCGACCTGGCGCTGGGCGGCCTGAACTACCAGATCGAGCACCACCTGTTCCCGAACATGCCCCGCGCCAACCTGCGCCGGGCCCGGCCGCTCGTCCGGGCGTACTGCGCCGAGCAGGGCATCCCTTACGCGGAGACCGGACTGATCGAGTCGTACCGGCAGGCGTTGGCGCACCTGCACGACGCGGGCCGCCCACTGCGGGCGGGCTGA
- the cutA gene encoding divalent-cation tolerance protein CutA — protein sequence MEQICVVTTVVDARGVADVLAAAAVAGRLAACAQVGGPVDSTYWWQSAIQTTAEWSVRFKTAPDRVDALVDQLRANHPYEVPEILVSREDSGNPDYTAWVREQTRP from the coding sequence GTGGAGCAGATCTGCGTGGTGACGACGGTGGTGGACGCCCGCGGTGTGGCGGACGTCCTGGCGGCTGCCGCCGTCGCCGGCCGGCTGGCGGCGTGTGCCCAGGTCGGCGGGCCGGTGGACAGCACCTACTGGTGGCAGTCGGCGATCCAGACCACCGCCGAGTGGTCGGTGCGGTTCAAAACCGCGCCGGACCGGGTGGACGCGCTGGTCGACCAGCTCCGCGCCAACCACCCGTACGAGGTGCCGGAGATCCTGGTCAGCCGCGAGGACAGCGGCAACCCCGACTACACCGCCTGGGTGCGCGAGCAGACCCGTCCCTAG
- a CDS encoding serine/threonine-protein kinase: MATLQAGRLLARRYRLIDRIGAGGMSVIWRARDEVLDRVVAVKVLAPSLAADARFRDMVREEARSAAQLDHPHVTAVHDYGETVAPDGSITSFVVMELLSGEELEHRLTEGPLPWPTAVETGAQVAEALAAAHRLGIVHRDVTPANVMMTGNGAKVLDFGIATRVGAPDEDEDGGTFGTPAYVAPERLDGAPAQPATDVYSLGVLLFETLTGQPPYPADTWEQLSAALADSPAPTLDGVPGLPRPVAEICLRCLDRDPRRRPTAHRVAAVLRDQLLPADPQAATMLAPTMTLPALPAPPHATTATAATPGPAPDRRRALAWAGAGVAVVAAAALLVPALTPDRPSQPGVLPTTAPVRVPSTAPEETAGTPSTEPTPPAATVGPTAPAADPADAAERVDGLIAAGLAEGQIRDDVGVDLRNLLRNAIAADEGEVTAAVDRLRGKIAERRREGSISPGYARQLDAAAARLLAGPT, translated from the coding sequence ATGGCGACACTGCAGGCCGGCCGTCTGCTGGCCCGGCGGTACCGGCTCATCGACCGGATCGGCGCCGGCGGCATGTCGGTGATCTGGCGCGCCCGCGACGAGGTGCTCGACCGGGTGGTCGCGGTCAAGGTCCTCGCCCCCTCGCTCGCCGCGGACGCCCGGTTCCGGGACATGGTGCGCGAGGAGGCCCGCTCCGCCGCCCAGCTCGACCACCCGCACGTCACCGCCGTGCACGACTACGGCGAGACGGTGGCCCCGGACGGCTCGATCACCTCGTTCGTGGTGATGGAGCTGCTCAGCGGCGAGGAGCTGGAGCACCGGCTGACCGAGGGGCCGTTGCCCTGGCCGACGGCGGTGGAGACGGGCGCCCAGGTGGCCGAGGCGCTCGCCGCGGCGCACCGGCTCGGCATCGTGCACCGGGACGTCACCCCGGCGAACGTGATGATGACCGGCAACGGCGCCAAGGTGCTCGACTTCGGCATCGCCACCCGGGTCGGCGCGCCGGACGAGGACGAGGACGGCGGCACGTTCGGCACCCCGGCGTACGTGGCGCCGGAGCGGCTGGACGGCGCCCCGGCCCAGCCGGCCACCGACGTCTACTCGCTGGGCGTGCTGCTGTTCGAGACGCTGACCGGCCAGCCGCCGTACCCGGCGGACACCTGGGAGCAGCTGAGCGCCGCGCTGGCGGACAGCCCGGCGCCCACCCTGGACGGCGTGCCGGGGCTGCCCCGGCCGGTCGCGGAGATCTGCCTGCGCTGCCTGGACCGGGACCCGCGCCGCCGGCCGACCGCGCACCGGGTGGCGGCCGTGCTCCGCGACCAGCTGCTGCCCGCCGACCCGCAGGCCGCCACCATGCTGGCACCGACGATGACCCTGCCCGCGCTGCCCGCTCCCCCGCACGCGACGACGGCGACCGCGGCGACGCCGGGTCCCGCGCCGGACCGGCGACGCGCGCTCGCGTGGGCGGGGGCCGGCGTGGCGGTGGTCGCCGCCGCCGCGCTGCTGGTGCCCGCGCTCACCCCGGACCGGCCGAGCCAGCCCGGGGTGCTGCCGACCACCGCGCCGGTGCGGGTGCCGTCCACCGCGCCGGAGGAGACGGCCGGCACCCCGTCCACCGAGCCGACGCCGCCGGCCGCCACCGTCGGGCCGACCGCTCCGGCCGCCGACCCGGCCGACGCGGCCGAACGGGTCGACGGGCTGATCGCGGCCGGGCTGGCGGAGGGGCAGATCCGCGACGACGTCGGCGTCGACCTGCGCAACCTGCTGCGCAACGCGATCGCCGCCGACGAGGGCGAGGTGACCGCCGCCGTGGACCGGCTCCGCGGCAAGATCGCCGAGCGCCGGCGTGAGGGCAGCATCAGTCCCGGGTACGCGCGGCAGCTCGACGCCGCCGCCGCGCGGCTGTTGGCCGGGCCGACCTGA
- the rocD gene encoding ornithine--oxo-acid transaminase, translated as MIDDMLRTPSAVRDAERHTAHNYHPLPVVISSAEGAWLTDVDGRRYLDCLAGYSALNFGHRHPKLIEAAHAQLDRLTLTSRAFIHDQFADFCRELAALCGKDLVLPMNTGAEAVETGIKVARKWGYQVKGVAPGQANIVVAEGNFHGRTTTIVSFSTDEDARADFGPYTPGFTVVPYGDLDALTAAIDENTVAVLLEPIQGEQGVVVPPEGYLPGVRQLCTDRNVLFIADEIQSGLGRTGHTFACEHEGVVPDMYLLGKALGGGIVPVSAVAANADVLGVLKPGQHGSTFGGNPLACAVATEVVRLLATGEFQRRSAELGERLRTGLEALLGKGLVAVRVRGLWAGVDIDPALMSGREACERLMERGVLAKDTHGSTIRLAPPLVITEDEIDHAVAQLAAVLAG; from the coding sequence ATCATCGACGACATGCTGCGGACTCCGTCCGCGGTCCGGGACGCGGAGCGTCACACGGCGCACAACTACCACCCGCTGCCCGTGGTGATCTCGTCGGCCGAGGGCGCCTGGCTGACCGACGTGGACGGCCGCCGCTACCTGGACTGCCTGGCCGGCTACTCCGCGCTGAACTTCGGCCACCGGCACCCGAAGCTGATCGAGGCCGCGCACGCGCAGCTCGACCGGCTCACGCTGACCAGCCGGGCGTTCATCCACGACCAGTTCGCCGACTTCTGCCGGGAACTCGCCGCGCTCTGCGGCAAGGATCTGGTGCTGCCGATGAACACCGGCGCCGAGGCGGTGGAGACCGGCATCAAGGTCGCCCGCAAGTGGGGCTACCAGGTCAAGGGCGTGGCCCCGGGCCAGGCCAACATCGTGGTGGCGGAGGGCAACTTCCACGGCCGCACCACCACCATCGTCAGCTTCTCCACCGACGAGGACGCGCGGGCCGACTTCGGGCCGTACACGCCGGGCTTCACCGTGGTCCCCTACGGCGACCTGGACGCGCTCACCGCGGCGATCGACGAGAACACGGTGGCCGTGCTGCTGGAGCCGATCCAGGGCGAGCAGGGCGTCGTGGTGCCGCCGGAGGGTTACCTGCCGGGTGTGCGCCAGCTCTGCACCGACCGGAACGTGCTCTTCATCGCCGACGAGATCCAGTCCGGCCTGGGCCGCACCGGCCACACCTTCGCCTGCGAGCACGAGGGCGTCGTCCCGGACATGTACCTGCTGGGCAAGGCGCTCGGCGGCGGCATCGTGCCGGTCTCCGCGGTGGCCGCGAACGCCGACGTGCTCGGCGTGCTCAAGCCGGGCCAGCACGGCTCCACGTTCGGCGGCAACCCGCTGGCCTGCGCGGTCGCCACCGAGGTGGTCCGCCTGCTCGCCACCGGCGAGTTCCAGCGGCGCTCGGCCGAGCTGGGCGAGCGGCTGCGGACCGGTCTGGAGGCGCTGCTCGGCAAGGGCCTCGTCGCCGTGCGCGTCCGCGGCCTCTGGGCCGGCGTCGACATCGACCCGGCGCTGATGAGCGGCCGGGAGGCCTGCGAGCGGCTGATGGAGCGGGGGGTGCTGGCCAAGGACACCCACGGCTCGACCATCCGGCTCGCCCCGCCGCTGGTGATCACCGAGGACGAGATCGACCACGCGGTGGCGCAGCTCGCCGCCGTGCTGGCCGGCTGA
- a CDS encoding 1-acyl-sn-glycerol-3-phosphate acyltransferase: MPLPPRWLRRLLLAPGVVLLAVAVVTTLPVWALLALAASPLVPGRLRPLRLLWIGAVYLVWDAAALLALFLLWVASGFGAYKRSPAFQRAHYVVAGRFLRVLFWQARWTLRLSIDVVGTDPDTALPGRPELVLCRHAGPGDSFILIHALVNWFHREPRIVLKESLQWDPAIDVLLNRLPNRFIAPGADGRDSAVQQIGHLATGLDDDDAFVIFPEGGNFTPSRRLRAIARLRSLGLERMALRAERMQHVLAPQPGGLLAALDAAPDAGVIFVAHTGLDQMLTVADVWRELPMDKRIVMRFWSVPPEEIPAGKQERVDWLFDWWGRIDRWVAANRDGTADA, from the coding sequence ATGCCGCTGCCACCCCGCTGGCTACGCCGGTTGCTGCTCGCACCCGGCGTGGTGCTGCTCGCCGTCGCCGTGGTGACCACGCTCCCGGTCTGGGCGCTGCTGGCGCTGGCCGCGTCGCCGCTGGTGCCGGGGCGGCTGCGCCCGCTGCGACTGCTCTGGATCGGTGCCGTCTACCTGGTCTGGGACGCCGCCGCGCTGCTCGCCCTCTTCCTGCTCTGGGTGGCCTCCGGCTTCGGCGCGTACAAGCGGTCGCCGGCCTTCCAACGGGCCCACTACGTGGTCGCCGGCCGCTTCCTGCGGGTGCTGTTCTGGCAGGCCCGGTGGACGCTGCGGCTGAGCATCGACGTGGTCGGCACCGACCCGGACACCGCGCTGCCCGGCCGGCCCGAGCTGGTGCTCTGCCGGCACGCCGGGCCCGGCGACTCGTTCATCCTGATCCACGCGCTGGTGAACTGGTTCCACCGGGAACCCCGGATCGTGCTCAAGGAGAGCCTCCAGTGGGACCCGGCCATCGACGTGCTGCTCAACCGGCTGCCCAACCGCTTCATCGCGCCCGGCGCGGACGGCCGGGACTCGGCGGTCCAGCAGATCGGCCACCTGGCCACCGGCCTGGACGACGACGACGCCTTCGTCATCTTTCCCGAGGGCGGCAACTTCACCCCGTCGCGCCGGCTGCGCGCCATCGCCCGGCTGCGGTCGCTCGGCCTGGAGCGGATGGCGCTGCGCGCCGAGCGCATGCAGCACGTGCTCGCGCCGCAGCCGGGCGGGCTGCTCGCCGCGCTCGACGCCGCGCCGGACGCCGGGGTGATCTTCGTGGCGCACACCGGGCTCGACCAGATGCTCACGGTCGCGGACGTGTGGCGTGAGCTGCCGATGGACAAGCGGATCGTGATGCGGTTCTGGTCCGTCCCACCGGAGGAGATCCCGGCCGGCAAGCAGGAACGCGTCGACTGGCTGTTCGACTGGTGGGGCCGCATCGACCGGTGGGTCGCGGCCAACCGGGACGGCACGGCCGACGCCTGA
- a CDS encoding FHA domain-containing protein yields MRFEISKVLDAIEGRVCTDPSLARAVVDLAEVIRWQNLDGGRPASLLRLGMVIDALSRQIGEDSVPVYAIVHRALLSDADLTSNERMVVRRWADDGLVEVLDQPGDRMLEVADLLGLPVLTRARLDGLVGRYPWLGQAGRVLAPVPGAGGPVFIAHVGGGQDPTTGSRSPAGVKVLSRQWRCPEPGCALFGGGGGGGAFADLAAVDRAPAEQPPPTLRTGVPTCPRHGARLSDGGPRPRSEVLAVRIGGLVRRRFALTETEPVAVGRAPDGPGGVTLGQWLNDEARRWISRSHVQFALGRGGEVVVTDTSTNGSGVRPGGSMVETERIPLPPQQSRVLGEGDLIELYPGVQVGRAGEMASDATYTPNSVMAEAPTMAMRLPRP; encoded by the coding sequence ATGAGATTCGAGATCAGCAAGGTGCTGGACGCCATCGAGGGGCGGGTCTGCACCGACCCCTCGCTGGCCCGGGCCGTGGTCGACCTGGCCGAGGTCATCCGCTGGCAGAACCTGGACGGTGGCCGGCCGGCCAGCCTGCTGCGGCTCGGCATGGTGATCGACGCCCTGTCCCGGCAGATCGGCGAGGACAGCGTCCCGGTCTACGCGATCGTGCACCGGGCGCTGCTGTCCGACGCGGACCTGACCTCCAACGAGCGGATGGTGGTCCGCCGCTGGGCCGACGACGGCCTGGTGGAGGTGCTCGACCAGCCCGGTGACCGGATGTTGGAGGTGGCCGACCTGCTCGGCCTGCCGGTGCTCACCCGGGCCCGGTTGGACGGGCTCGTCGGCCGCTACCCGTGGCTCGGCCAGGCCGGCCGGGTGCTCGCCCCGGTGCCCGGCGCCGGTGGCCCGGTCTTCATCGCGCACGTCGGCGGCGGCCAGGACCCGACCACGGGCAGCCGCTCGCCGGCCGGGGTCAAGGTGCTCTCCCGGCAGTGGCGCTGCCCCGAGCCGGGGTGCGCCCTGTTCGGCGGCGGCGGGGGTGGCGGCGCGTTCGCCGACCTGGCCGCGGTGGACCGTGCCCCGGCCGAGCAGCCGCCGCCCACGCTGCGCACCGGCGTGCCGACGTGTCCGCGGCACGGCGCCCGACTCTCCGACGGCGGACCGCGTCCGCGCAGCGAGGTGCTGGCGGTGCGGATCGGCGGGCTGGTGCGGCGGCGCTTCGCGCTCACCGAGACCGAGCCGGTGGCGGTCGGGCGGGCGCCGGACGGACCGGGCGGGGTGACGCTCGGCCAGTGGCTCAACGACGAGGCCCGGCGCTGGATCAGCCGCAGCCACGTCCAGTTCGCGCTGGGTCGGGGCGGCGAGGTGGTGGTCACCGACACCAGCACGAACGGCTCCGGCGTACGACCGGGCGGATCCATGGTCGAGACGGAGCGGATCCCGCTGCCGCCGCAGCAGTCCCGGGTGCTGGGCGAGGGCGACCTGATCGAGCTCTACCCGGGCGTGCAGGTCGGCCGTGCCGGCGAGATGGCCAGCGACGCGACCTACACCCCGAACTCGGTGATGGCCGAGGCGCCGACCATGGCGATGCGGCTGCCGCGCCCCTGA